Proteins found in one Clostridium kluyveri DSM 555 genomic segment:
- a CDS encoding isoprenyl transferase gives MLKFFNSHKSKKNEDEKVHIDLNNIPSHIAIIMDGNGRWAKKRNLPRVMGHKAGVEAIREIVKECSNLKVKYLTLYAFSTENWKRPKEEVSSLMNLLVEYLRREFKELNDNNVVINYIGNIHKLPSLCEKELITSNKNTKNNTGLNLNLALNYGGRDEIVRAFKLMYEDIKSGKISKDNITEDTLSGYLYTKNMPDPDLIIRPSGEQRLSNFLLWQCAYSEFWYSDINWPDFKVWHLHKAILDYQNRDRRFGTV, from the coding sequence ATGTTAAAGTTCTTTAATTCTCATAAGAGTAAAAAAAATGAAGATGAAAAGGTACATATTGATTTAAATAATATTCCATCACATATAGCTATTATAATGGATGGAAATGGAAGATGGGCCAAGAAAAGAAATCTTCCAAGAGTTATGGGACATAAAGCAGGAGTGGAGGCCATAAGGGAGATTGTAAAAGAATGTAGTAATCTAAAAGTTAAGTATTTAACTCTATATGCTTTTTCCACAGAAAATTGGAAAAGACCTAAAGAAGAAGTTAGTTCCCTTATGAATCTCTTAGTGGAATATTTAAGAAGAGAATTTAAAGAGTTAAATGACAATAATGTTGTAATAAATTATATAGGTAATATACATAAGTTACCTTCTTTGTGTGAAAAAGAGTTGATTACATCTAATAAAAATACAAAAAACAATACAGGATTAAATTTAAATCTGGCACTAAACTATGGCGGAAGAGATGAAATAGTTAGAGCATTTAAACTTATGTATGAGGATATAAAGTCAGGAAAAATCAGTAAAGATAATATAACTGAAGATACTTTATCTGGGTATTTGTATACAAAAAATATGCCCGATCCTGATTTGATAATAAGACCCAGCGGAGAACAACGTTTAAGTAATTTTCTTTTATGGCAGTGTGCATATTCTGAATTTTGGTATTCTGATATAAATTGGCCGGACTTTAAAGTTTGGCACCTTCATAAAGCCATTTTGGATTATCAAAATAGGGATAGAAGATTTGGAACTGTATAA
- a CDS encoding 1-deoxy-D-xylulose-5-phosphate reductoisomerase translates to MKKISILGVTGSIGTQALDILRKDEENFKLVAVSSHSSVNKLLDIVDEFNPSYAVLTERNAYLKFKDHCSNKNLDTKILFGIDGLNTIVALPDIDMVLTSVVGMVGLVPTIKAIESGKDIALANKETLVVGGELVTKLAKKNKVKIFPVDSEHSAIFQCIKGNNFQDIEKLYLTASGGPFRGRTREQLFNVTVKEALNHPSWRMGKKLTIDSATLMNKGLEVIEAHFLFDMPYEKIKVVIHPESIVHSMVEYNDGSIMAQLSSTDMRLPIQYALNYAKRREALVNRLDFYNMKNLSFEKPDIDTFKPLKLAYDAGKIGGTMPAILNCANEAAVELFLFNKIKFLDISYILEECMNKFTCSNTYTIEDLLHIEIKVKKYVKDKFSK, encoded by the coding sequence ATGAAAAAAATTTCTATACTGGGTGTTACCGGCTCTATAGGCACTCAGGCTTTAGACATATTGAGAAAGGATGAGGAGAACTTTAAACTTGTAGCAGTATCTTCACATAGTAGTGTAAACAAACTTTTAGATATAGTAGATGAATTTAATCCTTCCTATGCGGTATTAACTGAAAGAAATGCTTACTTAAAATTTAAGGATCATTGTAGTAATAAAAATTTAGATACCAAAATATTATTTGGAATAGATGGGTTAAATACCATAGTCGCTTTGCCAGATATTGACATGGTACTTACTTCTGTAGTTGGAATGGTGGGACTGGTTCCTACCATAAAGGCCATAGAATCAGGTAAAGATATAGCATTAGCTAATAAGGAAACACTGGTAGTGGGAGGAGAGTTAGTTACGAAATTAGCAAAAAAAAATAAAGTAAAGATATTTCCTGTGGATTCTGAGCATAGTGCTATTTTTCAATGTATTAAGGGGAATAATTTTCAGGATATAGAGAAGCTGTATCTTACTGCTTCCGGGGGACCCTTTAGAGGTAGGACTAGAGAACAACTTTTTAATGTTACTGTAAAAGAAGCATTAAATCATCCCAGTTGGAGAATGGGTAAAAAACTTACTATAGATTCTGCTACTCTTATGAATAAAGGATTGGAAGTTATAGAGGCGCATTTTCTTTTTGATATGCCTTATGAAAAAATAAAAGTAGTAATTCATCCTGAAAGTATAGTTCACTCTATGGTAGAATATAATGATGGAAGTATTATGGCACAACTTTCCAGTACAGATATGAGACTTCCAATACAGTATGCATTAAATTATGCTAAAAGAAGAGAAGCTTTAGTAAATAGGCTTGATTTTTATAATATGAAAAATTTAAGTTTTGAAAAACCTGATATAGATACCTTTAAGCCACTTAAATTAGCCTATGATGCAGGAAAAATTGGAGGTACAATGCCAGCTATATTAAATTGTGCCAATGAAGCAGCTGTGGAACTGTTTCTTTTTAATAAGATTAAGTTTTTAGATATAAGTTATATATTGGAGGAGTGTATGAATAAATTTACCTGTTCTAATACATACACTATAGAAGATTTACTCCATATAGAAATAAAAGTGAAGAAATATGTAAAAGATAAATTTAGTAAATAG
- the codY gene encoding GTP-sensing pleiotropic transcriptional regulator CodY, translated as MSTLLDKTRKLNKILQKSGVEPVVFDDICKILSEVLGCNVYVISRKGKVLGYNFPDGFECSTVKNKIISEMRFPEQYNNKLLNAHETLPNLSNHGICVFEDGTPCDLEDKVTTIVPIIGNRERLGTLLLASFGEKFTDEDLVLGEYSATIVGLEILKSKNDEIEEEARKKAVVQLAIGTLSYSELEAVEHIFNELDGKEGLLVASKIADKVGITRSVIVNALRKFESAGVIESRSLGMKGTHIKILNDKLLDELKKIK; from the coding sequence ATGTCAACATTATTAGATAAAACAAGAAAACTCAATAAGATATTACAAAAATCAGGGGTAGAACCGGTAGTTTTTGACGATATATGTAAAATATTGAGTGAAGTTTTAGGCTGTAATGTCTATGTTATAAGCAGGAAAGGAAAAGTATTAGGGTATAATTTTCCAGATGGTTTTGAATGTAGTACAGTAAAGAATAAGATAATAAGTGAAATGAGATTTCCAGAACAGTACAATAATAAATTGTTAAATGCTCATGAAACCCTTCCGAACTTATCAAATCATGGAATTTGTGTTTTTGAAGATGGAACTCCTTGTGATTTGGAGGATAAGGTTACAACTATAGTTCCTATAATAGGGAATAGGGAAAGATTAGGTACTCTATTACTTGCTAGTTTCGGAGAAAAGTTTACAGATGAAGATTTAGTTCTGGGAGAGTATAGTGCGACCATAGTAGGTCTTGAAATATTAAAGTCTAAAAATGATGAGATTGAAGAAGAAGCTAGAAAAAAAGCTGTAGTCCAACTGGCAATTGGAACATTATCTTATTCTGAGTTAGAAGCTGTAGAACATATATTTAATGAGTTAGATGGAAAAGAAGGATTGCTTGTAGCATCTAAAATAGCAGATAAGGTTGGAATAACCAGATCTGTAATAGTTAATGCACTTAGAAAGTTTGAGAGTGCAGGGGTAATAGAATCTAGATCCCTTGGAATGAAGGGAACTCATATCAAAATATTAAATGATAAATTGTTAGATGAATTGAAAAAGATCAAGTGA
- a CDS encoding phosphatidate cytidylyltransferase encodes MNNRYLGAVTLIPFVLILFLGGIYLKYGIMIISLVGMYEFYKVTKTKHLNPINIVGYLLCIIYYISLKTEVNYKFLFFTIIVSIFMLLCILVVDIEYNFLDIVVTLFGFLYIALFFSMITLVNKGLYGNYMVWLIVISAWCCDTCAYYTGKFFGKKKLCPKVSPKKTVEGAIGGVIGSAIACSLFGSFAIIMGIPMPLYHYIILGILSGVFCQFGDLAASSIKRYTKVKDYGNLIPGHGGILDRFDSILFSGVVVYYYLVFVAAIYVY; translated from the coding sequence GTGAATAATAGATATTTGGGAGCTGTTACATTAATACCTTTTGTTCTTATATTATTTTTAGGTGGTATTTATTTAAAATATGGTATTATGATAATTTCTCTTGTAGGAATGTATGAATTTTACAAAGTAACAAAAACTAAGCATTTAAATCCAATAAATATAGTAGGATATCTACTATGTATAATTTATTATATAAGTTTAAAGACAGAAGTGAATTATAAATTTTTATTTTTTACTATTATAGTGTCTATTTTTATGCTCTTATGTATTCTGGTTGTAGATATAGAATATAATTTTTTGGATATAGTTGTCACTTTATTTGGATTTTTATATATAGCCTTATTTTTCAGTATGATAACTTTGGTAAATAAGGGGTTATATGGGAATTATATGGTATGGCTTATAGTTATATCTGCATGGTGCTGTGATACTTGTGCTTATTATACAGGCAAGTTTTTTGGAAAAAAAAAGCTCTGTCCTAAGGTAAGTCCTAAAAAAACTGTGGAAGGGGCTATTGGAGGAGTTATTGGAAGTGCCATAGCATGTAGTTTATTTGGGAGCTTTGCCATTATAATGGGAATACCTATGCCTCTATATCACTATATAATATTAGGTATATTAAGTGGTGTATTTTGTCAATTCGGAGACTTGGCTGCTTCTTCCATAAAAAGGTATACAAAGGTGAAAGATTATGGTAATTTAATACCGGGGCATGGGGGTATTTTAGACAGATTTGACAGCATACTTTTTTCCGGAGTTGTAGTATACTATTACCTAGTGTTTGTTGCAGCTATTTATGTATATTAA
- the rpsB gene encoding 30S ribosomal protein S2, with product MSIISMKQLLESGVHFGHQTRRWNPKMASYIFTERNGIYIIDLQKTVRKIEEAYEFVKKIASEGKDILFIGTKKQAQEAIKEEAKRSNMHYVNNRWLGGMLTNFLTIRNRIGKLEELEKMEEDGTFEVLSKKEVIKLRNEKQKLERNLGGIKAMNAENVGALFVVDPRKEKNAISEAKILGIPVVAIVDTNCDPDEVDYVIPGNDDAIRAVKLITSKVADAVIEGRQGEQLAEE from the coding sequence ATGTCAATTATTTCAATGAAACAATTATTAGAATCTGGTGTTCATTTTGGTCATCAGACTAGAAGATGGAATCCTAAAATGGCTTCATACATTTTTACTGAAAGAAATGGAATCTATATAATAGATTTACAAAAGACAGTAAGAAAAATTGAAGAAGCTTATGAATTTGTGAAGAAAATTGCATCTGAGGGAAAGGACATATTATTTATAGGTACCAAGAAGCAGGCACAGGAAGCTATTAAAGAAGAGGCTAAGAGAAGCAATATGCATTATGTGAATAATAGATGGCTTGGAGGTATGCTTACCAATTTCTTAACTATAAGGAATAGAATCGGGAAGTTAGAAGAATTAGAAAAAATGGAAGAAGATGGAACGTTTGAAGTTCTTTCAAAAAAAGAAGTTATAAAGTTAAGAAATGAAAAACAAAAGTTGGAAAGAAATTTAGGTGGAATCAAGGCTATGAATGCAGAAAATGTAGGTGCATTATTCGTAGTTGATCCAAGAAAGGAAAAAAATGCTATTTCAGAAGCTAAAATTTTGGGCATTCCAGTAGTTGCTATAGTAGATACAAACTGTGATCCGGATGAAGTTGATTATGTTATACCTGGCAATGATGATGCAATAAGGGCAGTAAAATTAATTACATCTAAAGTGGCAGATGCAGTAATTGAAGGAAGACAAGGTGAACAATTAGCTGAGGAGTAG
- the topA gene encoding type I DNA topoisomerase produces MGQKLVIVESPAKAKTIGKYLGKNYVVEASMGHVRDLPKSQLGVDIDNEYNPKYITIRGKGEILDKLRKQAKKSEKIYLATDPDREGEAISWHLSHVLKLDENEKCRIEFHEITKNAVKNSIKSAREININLVNAQQARRILDRLVGYKISPILWRKVKWGLSAGRVQSVALKLICEREKKILSFAPEEYWTIECMLHKKDESKCFNVRLTTLNKKKIEISNKDEVDKIIKELESGDFIVKSIKNTSKNKNPLPPFITSTLQQDAYKKLNFSTKRTMSIAQQLYEGVDIKGHGTIGLITYMRTDSVRISKEAQQVCRDFIVNQFGKEYVESKPRNFKSKKNIQDAHEAIRPTNIEITPDKAKADLKPDQYKVYKLIWDRFVASQMASAKIDVTSIDIVNNNYGLRVGGSKISFYGFMKVYQYVTEEEKLDIVLPKLEEGELLLKKSIDGKQHFTQPPARFSEASLVKTLEENGIGRPSTYAPILSTLLDRKYIQREKKTLIPTELGDIVNNIVSEYFKQVVDVEFTAEIESKLDNIEEGKDNWTKVVGKFYEPLKKAIEIAEKEVARITIEDKVTDIKCDKCGRNMVIKHGRFGDFLACPGYPECKNTKPIVEELDVKCPKCGEKILVKKSRKGRKFYGCSSYPDCDFVSWLEPTNEQCPLCHSYMVKKYSKAKGNYLECSNSECKHKDYKELEDNK; encoded by the coding sequence ATGGGACAAAAATTAGTTATAGTTGAATCACCGGCAAAAGCTAAGACCATAGGAAAATATTTAGGCAAGAATTATGTAGTAGAAGCTTCAATGGGCCATGTTAGAGATCTTCCCAAGAGTCAATTGGGAGTTGATATAGATAATGAGTATAATCCTAAATATATAACTATAAGAGGAAAAGGAGAAATATTAGATAAACTCAGAAAACAGGCAAAAAAGAGTGAAAAAATATATTTAGCTACAGACCCAGATAGAGAGGGAGAGGCTATTTCATGGCACTTATCTCATGTTCTGAAGTTAGATGAGAATGAAAAGTGTAGAATAGAATTTCATGAGATTACTAAAAATGCTGTAAAAAATTCTATAAAATCTGCAAGAGAAATAAATATAAATTTGGTTAATGCTCAACAGGCTAGAAGAATATTGGATAGATTAGTGGGATATAAAATAAGTCCAATACTCTGGAGAAAAGTTAAATGGGGATTAAGTGCAGGTAGAGTACAATCTGTAGCACTTAAGTTGATATGTGAGAGAGAAAAGAAGATACTAAGTTTTGCACCTGAAGAATATTGGACTATAGAATGTATGCTTCATAAGAAGGACGAAAGCAAATGTTTTAATGTAAGACTTACTACTTTAAATAAAAAAAAGATTGAAATTTCTAATAAAGATGAAGTGGATAAGATCATTAAGGAGCTGGAAAGTGGGGACTTCATTGTAAAATCCATTAAAAATACTTCTAAAAATAAAAATCCTCTTCCTCCATTTATTACAAGTACTCTTCAGCAAGATGCATATAAAAAATTGAATTTTTCCACAAAGAGAACTATGTCCATAGCACAACAGCTTTATGAAGGAGTGGACATAAAAGGCCATGGAACTATAGGGCTTATAACTTATATGAGAACTGATTCTGTAAGAATTTCTAAAGAAGCCCAACAAGTCTGTAGAGATTTTATAGTAAATCAGTTTGGAAAGGAATATGTTGAATCCAAGCCTAGGAATTTTAAAAGTAAAAAAAATATACAGGATGCTCATGAGGCCATAAGACCTACTAATATAGAGATAACACCAGATAAAGCCAAGGCAGATTTAAAACCAGATCAGTATAAGGTATATAAATTGATATGGGACAGATTTGTGGCCAGCCAAATGGCTTCTGCAAAAATTGATGTTACATCTATAGATATAGTTAATAATAATTATGGATTAAGAGTTGGAGGTTCTAAGATAAGTTTTTACGGGTTTATGAAAGTATATCAGTATGTAACAGAGGAAGAAAAATTAGATATAGTCCTACCAAAATTAGAAGAAGGAGAACTTCTATTAAAAAAATCCATAGATGGAAAACAACATTTTACACAGCCGCCGGCTAGATTTTCAGAAGCATCCTTGGTAAAAACTCTTGAAGAAAATGGTATAGGTAGACCTAGCACCTATGCTCCTATTTTATCTACTCTTCTAGATAGAAAATATATACAAAGGGAAAAGAAGACTCTGATTCCAACAGAACTTGGAGATATAGTAAATAATATAGTTAGTGAATATTTTAAACAGGTAGTAGATGTGGAATTTACTGCTGAAATAGAATCTAAACTAGATAATATTGAAGAAGGAAAGGATAACTGGACTAAAGTAGTAGGGAAATTTTATGAACCTTTAAAAAAAGCTATTGAGATAGCAGAAAAAGAAGTTGCAAGAATTACCATAGAAGATAAAGTTACGGATATAAAGTGTGACAAATGTGGAAGAAATATGGTTATAAAGCATGGGAGATTTGGAGATTTCCTAGCATGTCCAGGTTATCCGGAGTGTAAAAATACAAAACCTATAGTAGAAGAACTGGATGTTAAGTGTCCTAAATGTGGAGAGAAGATTTTAGTAAAGAAAAGCAGAAAAGGTAGAAAATTTTATGGATGTAGTTCTTATCCGGATTGTGATTTTGTAAGTTGGCTGGAACCCACAAATGAGCAGTGTCCTTTGTGTCACAGTTATATGGTTAAGAAATATAGTAAAGCAAAAGGAAATTATTTAGAGTGTTCTAATTCAGAATGTAAACACAAAGATTACAAAGAATTAGAAGATAATAAATAA
- the rseP gene encoding RIP metalloprotease RseP — protein MYIILAIIAFGVLIIIHELGHFILAKLNGVKVEEFSIGMGPKLFGIKGKETEYLIKLLPIGGYVKMLGDEGKSDDPRAFNNKSAVRKLSIVAAGPIMNFILGIILFSIIASARGYLSPVVSKTISNGPAAMAGIKSGDKITKVNDSKISTWEDFVTEIYTTAGNPINISYERKGITNQVNVTPIKDEKENRYIVGIEGTQVTNPTLAQSMSYGVIETKSLIKQTFSFFKTLFKGKASMNDVGGPLTIIKISGAAAKAGILSLLAFSAYISIQLAIFNIIPFPALDGGYILLFLFEIVTGRKVDDNKVGIINYVGFAILMALMVLVTVKDIFYPIKF, from the coding sequence TTGTATATAATATTAGCTATAATAGCCTTTGGCGTGTTAATTATAATTCATGAACTAGGACATTTTATATTAGCAAAATTAAATGGTGTAAAGGTAGAGGAGTTTTCCATAGGTATGGGACCTAAGCTTTTTGGAATAAAGGGAAAAGAAACTGAGTATCTTATAAAACTTCTTCCTATTGGAGGTTATGTTAAAATGCTTGGTGATGAAGGAAAAAGTGATGATCCAAGGGCCTTTAATAATAAAAGTGCTGTTAGAAAACTTAGTATTGTAGCAGCAGGACCTATAATGAACTTTATATTGGGGATAATATTATTTTCTATTATAGCTTCTGCTAGAGGATATCTCTCTCCTGTAGTAAGTAAAACCATCTCTAATGGGCCGGCAGCTATGGCAGGAATTAAGTCTGGAGATAAAATAACTAAAGTCAATGATTCAAAAATATCCACCTGGGAGGATTTTGTTACAGAAATATATACCACTGCAGGAAATCCAATTAATATAAGTTATGAACGTAAAGGAATAACAAATCAAGTAAATGTAACTCCCATAAAGGATGAAAAAGAAAATAGATATATTGTGGGAATTGAAGGTACTCAGGTAACTAATCCTACTCTGGCCCAATCCATGTCTTATGGAGTTATAGAAACTAAGTCACTTATAAAACAGACATTTAGTTTTTTTAAAACATTGTTTAAAGGAAAAGCATCCATGAATGATGTAGGGGGACCTTTGACCATAATAAAAATTTCTGGTGCAGCAGCAAAGGCAGGTATATTGAGTCTATTGGCCTTTTCAGCCTACATAAGTATACAACTTGCCATATTTAATATAATACCATTTCCAGCTTTGGATGGAGGGTATATATTGCTATTTTTATTTGAAATAGTAACAGGCAGGAAAGTAGATGATAACAAGGTAGGTATAATAAACTATGTGGGTTTTGCTATACTTATGGCTCTGATGGTATTAGTCACTGTAAAAGATATATTTTATCCTATAAAATTTTAG
- the pyrH gene encoding UMP kinase: MCNPIYKRVMLKLSGEALSGDVGYGIDFDITKSIATEIKKLISMGVSVGIVVGGGNIWRGRSGKGMDRTTADYMGMLATCINALALQDSLEDLGINTRVQTAIEMKEVAEPFIRRRAMRHLEKNRVVIFAAGTGNPYFSTDTTASLRAAEIEAEIILLAKKVDGVYDKDPYKYSDAKKFDKLTYIEVLEKGLQVMDSTATSLCMDNDIPILVFGLDKPENISKIVLGEKIGTLVCKE, encoded by the coding sequence ATGTGTAATCCTATATACAAGAGAGTAATGCTGAAACTTTCAGGAGAAGCTCTTTCAGGGGATGTTGGATATGGAATAGATTTCGATATAACAAAAAGTATAGCCACTGAAATAAAGAAGTTGATATCAATGGGAGTGTCAGTAGGAATTGTAGTTGGTGGAGGAAATATATGGAGAGGAAGAAGCGGCAAGGGAATGGATAGGACCACAGCAGATTATATGGGAATGCTTGCTACATGTATAAATGCTTTGGCACTTCAGGATTCACTTGAAGATCTGGGAATAAACACAAGAGTACAGACGGCCATTGAAATGAAAGAAGTGGCAGAACCCTTTATAAGAAGAAGAGCTATGAGACATCTGGAAAAGAACAGGGTAGTAATATTTGCAGCAGGTACAGGAAACCCTTATTTTTCCACGGATACCACTGCATCTCTCAGGGCAGCGGAAATAGAAGCAGAAATTATATTGCTTGCCAAAAAAGTAGATGGTGTTTACGATAAGGACCCTTATAAATATAGTGATGCTAAAAAATTTGACAAATTAACTTATATTGAAGTACTTGAAAAGGGACTTCAGGTTATGGATTCTACAGCTACATCGCTTTGTATGGATAACGACATACCTATTTTAGTGTTTGGGCTTGATAAACCGGAGAACATAAGTAAAATTGTTCTTGGGGAAAAAATTGGTACACTTGTTTGTAAAGAATAG
- the tsf gene encoding translation elongation factor Ts, protein MITAQMVKELRERTGAGMMDCKKALNEAGGDSEKAIEILREKGLAAAAKKSGRIASEGLVKTYISEDGKVASIVEVNCETDFVAVNADFVNFVDNLAKQISLSESTTVEELSEEKYISDDSKTVSETLVNLISKLGENMAIRRFERLAVSKGLIESYIHGGGRIGVLVKLECEKESEILKEVAKDVAMQVAATNPLFLSKDTVDSATLDKEKEIFKVQALNEGKPEKIAEKIVIGRVQKYYKENCLIEQLWVKDSDLTIDKYLKSKSKEVGAPIKISNFIRFEKGEGIEKKEEDFAEEVRKQIEGK, encoded by the coding sequence ATGATAACTGCACAGATGGTAAAGGAACTTAGAGAAAGAACTGGAGCAGGGATGATGGACTGCAAGAAAGCTTTAAATGAAGCAGGCGGAGATTCAGAGAAGGCTATTGAAATATTAAGAGAAAAAGGATTGGCAGCTGCAGCTAAAAAATCTGGCAGAATAGCTTCTGAGGGATTAGTTAAGACGTATATTTCAGAAGATGGGAAGGTTGCTTCCATAGTAGAAGTAAATTGTGAAACAGATTTTGTAGCGGTAAATGCAGATTTCGTAAATTTTGTAGATAATTTAGCAAAACAGATTTCTTTATCTGAGTCTACTACAGTAGAGGAATTAAGTGAGGAAAAGTATATATCAGATGATAGTAAAACTGTAAGCGAAACATTAGTAAATTTAATTTCAAAACTTGGAGAAAATATGGCAATAAGAAGATTTGAGAGATTGGCTGTTTCAAAGGGTTTAATTGAAAGTTATATACATGGCGGCGGAAGAATAGGAGTTCTTGTTAAACTTGAATGTGAAAAAGAAAGTGAAATTTTAAAAGAAGTTGCAAAAGATGTAGCTATGCAGGTTGCTGCAACTAATCCGCTGTTTTTAAGTAAGGATACAGTAGACAGTGCTACTTTGGATAAAGAAAAAGAAATATTTAAAGTTCAAGCATTAAATGAAGGTAAGCCTGAAAAAATTGCTGAAAAAATAGTTATTGGTAGAGTTCAAAAATATTATAAAGAGAATTGTTTAATTGAACAACTATGGGTAAAAGACTCTGATTTAACTATTGACAAATATTTAAAGAGCAAGTCAAAAGAAGTGGGAGCACCTATAAAAATATCTAATTTCATAAGATTTGAAAAAGGTGAAGGTATAGAGAAAAAAGAGGAAGATTTTGCTGAAGAGGTTAGAAAGCAGATAGAGGGTAAATAG
- the frr gene encoding ribosome recycling factor, whose translation MIKDILNKADEKMNKTVDVLVKELASMKAGRANPAILDKIEVEYYGAMTPISQLAGISIPEARILAIQPWDKSALKSIEKAILKSDLGINPSNDGEIIRLIIPELTEETRKNIVKNIKKTGEDSKVAIRGIRRECNDKFKALKKKNDISEDEIKKGEEQIQKKTDIFIKNIDAILEKKEKEIMSL comes from the coding sequence ATGATTAAGGATATTTTAAATAAGGCAGATGAAAAGATGAATAAGACTGTAGATGTTTTAGTAAAAGAACTAGCTTCTATGAAAGCAGGAAGAGCTAATCCTGCCATATTAGATAAAATAGAAGTGGAGTATTATGGTGCAATGACACCTATAAGTCAATTAGCAGGCATATCTATTCCTGAGGCTAGAATACTTGCCATACAACCATGGGATAAAAGTGCACTGAAATCTATAGAAAAAGCAATATTGAAATCTGACCTTGGTATAAATCCATCAAATGATGGAGAGATAATAAGACTTATAATACCTGAGCTTACAGAGGAAACGAGAAAAAATATAGTTAAGAACATAAAAAAAACCGGCGAAGATTCAAAAGTGGCTATAAGGGGAATAAGAAGAGAATGTAACGATAAATTTAAAGCTTTAAAAAAGAAAAATGATATTTCCGAGGACGAAATTAAAAAAGGTGAGGAACAAATACAGAAAAAAACTGACATTTTTATAAAGAATATAGATGCAATACTTGAAAAGAAAGAAAAGGAGATTATGTCATTATAA
- the ispG gene encoding flavodoxin-dependent (E)-4-hydroxy-3-methylbut-2-enyl-diphosphate synthase: MKRANTREIRVGKVAIGGNAPIAVQSMTNTDTKNTKATIEQIHKLEKAGCDIVRCAVPDMEACDALKTILKEVSIPLVADIHFDYKLALKSIENGVSALRINPGNIGNIDKVKMVVKSAEERNVPIRIGVNSGSLKKDILNKYGRVCAEALVESALEHVNILEDMGFYNIVISIKSSNVNDMVQSYRQISKVVGCPLHLGVTEAGTLWRGTIKSSIGIGTLLMEGIGDTIRVSLTGNPVEEVRVGREILKACGHLKEGIEFISCPTCGRTKIDLIKIAEEVEKKLSNVDKNIKVAVMGCVVNGPGEAKEADIGIAGGMGEGLIFKKGKILRKVKEENLVDALIEEVKNI; the protein is encoded by the coding sequence GTGAAAAGGGCAAATACTAGAGAAATAAGAGTAGGAAAAGTGGCTATAGGAGGTAATGCTCCTATAGCCGTGCAATCTATGACTAATACGGATACAAAAAATACAAAGGCTACCATAGAACAAATACATAAGCTCGAGAAGGCAGGATGTGATATAGTAAGATGTGCAGTACCGGATATGGAAGCATGTGATGCTTTAAAAACTATTTTAAAAGAAGTGTCTATACCACTAGTGGCAGATATACATTTTGATTATAAACTGGCTCTTAAGTCCATAGAAAATGGAGTGTCAGCTCTCAGAATAAATCCGGGAAACATTGGGAATATAGATAAAGTAAAGATGGTGGTAAAATCAGCAGAAGAGAGAAATGTTCCAATTAGAATAGGGGTTAATTCAGGTTCCTTAAAAAAAGATATTTTAAATAAATATGGCAGGGTATGTGCTGAAGCACTGGTGGAAAGTGCTCTAGAGCATGTTAACATATTAGAGGATATGGGATTTTATAATATAGTTATATCTATAAAATCTTCAAATGTAAACGACATGGTACAAAGTTACAGGCAAATATCTAAAGTAGTAGGTTGTCCACTTCATCTTGGAGTAACAGAAGCAGGAACTTTGTGGAGGGGTACTATAAAATCCAGTATAGGCATAGGAACTCTTTTGATGGAGGGAATAGGAGATACTATAAGAGTTTCTCTTACGGGAAATCCTGTAGAAGAAGTTAGAGTGGGCAGAGAAATATTAAAAGCATGCGGACATTTGAAAGAGGGAATAGAATTTATATCCTGTCCTACCTGTGGGAGAACAAAAATTGATTTGATTAAGATAGCTGAAGAAGTAGAGAAAAAACTTTCTAATGTAGATAAAAACATAAAAGTAGCTGTTATGGGATGTGTGGTAAACGGACCAGGAGAAGCAAAGGAAGCAGATATTGGCATAGCAGGAGGCATGGGAGAAGGACTTATATTTAAAAAAGGAAAAATATTGAGAAAGGTGAAAGAGGAGAATTTAGTGGATGCACTTATAGAAGAAGTGAAAAATATTTGA